Proteins encoded together in one Sphingomonas radiodurans window:
- the dut gene encoding dUTP diphosphatase, whose translation MTNPITIRVLRLPNGADLPLPVYATAGAAGMDVVAAEDVTIAPGARHAVATGFAMAIPAGFEVQVRPRSGLALKHGVTCLNTPGTIDSDYRGEVKVILANLGDVDFVVARGDRIAQLVPAPVQRATLDECDGLDDTERGQGGFGSTGR comes from the coding sequence TTGACCAATCCGATCACCATCCGCGTGCTGCGCCTGCCAAATGGTGCGGACCTCCCCCTGCCCGTCTATGCCACGGCAGGCGCCGCAGGCATGGACGTCGTCGCGGCCGAGGATGTGACGATCGCCCCCGGTGCGCGCCATGCCGTGGCGACCGGCTTTGCGATGGCGATCCCCGCCGGCTTTGAAGTGCAGGTCCGGCCGCGTTCGGGCCTCGCGCTCAAGCATGGCGTCACGTGTCTGAACACGCCGGGCACGATCGACAGCGACTATCGCGGTGAAGTGAAGGTCATCCTCGCCAACCTCGGCGACGTGGATTTCGTCGTAGCGCGTGGCGATCGCATCGCGCAGCTCGTGCCCGCGCCGGTGCAGCGCGCCACGTTGGACGAGTGCGACGGACTCGATGATACCGAGCGTGGGCAGGGAGGGTTCGGGTCGACGGGGCGATGA
- a CDS encoding class II 3-deoxy-7-phosphoheptulonate synthase, with amino-acid sequence MAANWAPNSWTSHEARQLPNYPDAAALTAATDTLRNYPPLVFAGEARHLTADLARVAAGEAFLLQGGDCAESFAEFHPNNIRDTFRVILQMAVVLTYASKLPVVKLGRMAGQFAKPRSTDTETIDGVELPSYRGDNVNDIGFTAASRIPDPQRMVQGYSQAAATLNLLRAFAQGGYANLAQVHRWTHDFMGRSPWAKKYAETADRIGEALDFMAACGIDPETAPQLAQTSFFTSHEALLLPYEEAMTRQDSLTGDWYDTSAHFLWIGDRTRFEGSAHVEFLRGIGNPIGVKCGPTLEPDVLLRLLDTLNPGRIPGRMTLITRYGYDKIEAAFPKLLRAVTREGHPVVWSCDPMHGNVVKANNGYKTRPFDRILAEVRGFFAVHRAEGTHAGGIHAEMTGQNVTECTGGAVDVTELSLADRYHTHCDPRLNASQSLELAFLLAEMLNAEMAERRKAAA; translated from the coding sequence ATGGCCGCTAACTGGGCCCCGAATAGCTGGACCTCGCACGAGGCACGCCAGCTCCCCAACTATCCCGACGCCGCCGCGCTCACCGCGGCCACCGACACGTTGCGCAACTATCCCCCGCTGGTGTTCGCCGGCGAGGCGCGCCACCTGACGGCCGATCTGGCGCGCGTCGCAGCAGGCGAGGCATTTCTGCTCCAGGGCGGCGATTGCGCCGAGAGCTTCGCCGAGTTCCACCCAAACAACATTCGCGACACGTTCCGCGTGATCCTGCAGATGGCGGTCGTCCTCACCTACGCCTCGAAGCTGCCGGTGGTGAAGCTCGGCCGTATGGCGGGCCAGTTCGCCAAGCCGCGCTCGACCGACACCGAGACGATCGATGGCGTCGAGCTGCCGAGCTATCGCGGCGACAACGTCAACGACATCGGCTTCACCGCCGCCTCGCGCATCCCAGATCCGCAGCGAATGGTGCAGGGCTATTCGCAGGCCGCCGCAACGCTCAACCTGCTGCGCGCCTTTGCGCAAGGCGGTTATGCGAACCTCGCGCAGGTCCACCGCTGGACGCATGATTTCATGGGCCGCAGCCCGTGGGCGAAGAAGTACGCCGAGACCGCGGATCGCATCGGCGAGGCGCTCGACTTCATGGCCGCCTGCGGGATCGACCCCGAAACCGCGCCGCAGCTCGCACAGACCAGCTTCTTCACCAGCCACGAAGCGCTGCTGCTGCCGTATGAAGAGGCGATGACGCGGCAGGATTCGCTGACCGGCGACTGGTACGACACGTCGGCGCACTTCCTCTGGATCGGCGATCGCACGCGCTTCGAGGGTTCGGCGCATGTCGAATTCCTGCGCGGTATCGGCAACCCGATCGGCGTGAAGTGCGGCCCCACCCTCGAGCCCGACGTGCTGCTGCGGCTGCTCGACACGCTCAACCCGGGGCGCATTCCCGGCCGCATGACGCTGATCACGCGCTACGGCTATGACAAGATCGAGGCCGCCTTCCCCAAGCTGCTCCGCGCCGTGACGCGCGAGGGCCATCCGGTGGTGTGGAGCTGCGACCCGATGCACGGCAACGTGGTGAAGGCAAACAACGGCTACAAGACGCGCCCGTTCGACCGCATCCTGGCCGAAGTGCGCGGCTTCTTCGCGGTCCACCGCGCGGAGGGCACGCACGCCGGCGGCATCCACGCCGAGATGACCGGCCAGAACGTCACCGAATGCACCGGCGGCGCGGTCGACGTGACCGAGTTGAGCCTCGCGGACCGCTACCACACGCATTGCGACCCGCGCCTCAACGCCAGTCAGAGCCTCGAACTCGCGTTCCTGCTGGCCGAAATGCTCAACGCCGAAATGGCCGAGCGCCGCAAAGCCGCGGCCTGA
- a CDS encoding SDR family oxidoreductase: MDLGLSGKTAIVCASSHGLGRACATELARAGCRVVMNGREPQPLDDAAASIRAETGATIDTVAGDIGDAGVQAALIAAAGTPDILVNNNGGPPPRGFRDLDSDAIHAGLDANMVTPIRLVQQVIDGMVERRFGRIVSITSASIKSVAAGLDLSSGARIGLHGFLAGVAREVAGANVTINFLLPGLFATRRIDGVMGFAAKAQGIDVETAAARSRERIPAKRFGDPAEFGAACAFLCSASAGYITGQSLLIDGGGYPGVL; encoded by the coding sequence ATGGACCTGGGCCTCAGCGGCAAAACCGCCATCGTCTGCGCCTCGAGCCACGGCCTCGGCCGCGCCTGCGCCACCGAACTCGCCCGCGCCGGCTGCCGCGTCGTGATGAACGGCCGCGAGCCACAGCCGCTCGACGACGCCGCAGCTTCGATCCGCGCGGAAACCGGCGCGACGATCGATACCGTCGCCGGCGACATCGGCGACGCAGGCGTTCAGGCGGCACTGATCGCCGCCGCCGGCACGCCCGATATTCTTGTCAACAATAATGGCGGCCCCCCGCCGCGCGGCTTCCGCGATCTCGATTCGGACGCGATCCACGCCGGGCTCGACGCCAACATGGTCACCCCGATCCGCCTCGTGCAGCAGGTGATCGACGGGATGGTCGAGCGACGCTTTGGCCGCATCGTCAGCATCACCTCAGCCTCGATAAAGTCGGTCGCAGCCGGGCTCGATCTGTCGAGTGGCGCGCGAATCGGCCTGCACGGTTTCCTCGCCGGCGTCGCGCGCGAAGTCGCTGGCGCCAACGTCACGATCAATTTCCTTCTGCCGGGCCTGTTTGCCACGCGCCGCATCGATGGCGTCATGGGTTTCGCCGCCAAGGCGCAGGGTATCGACGTGGAAACCGCCGCGGCGCGCAGCCGCGAGCGTATCCCCGCCAAGCGCTTCGGCGACCCCGCCGAGTTCGGCGCCGCCTGCGCATTTCTGTGCTCGGCGAGCGCTGGCTACATCACCGGGCAGAGCCTGCTGATCGATGGCGGCGGCTATCCCGGCGTGCTATAA
- a CDS encoding class I SAM-dependent methyltransferase, with protein sequence MSETASFGYEDIPATEKTARVGGVFTNVASRYDLMNDAMSGGMHRLWKDRFVRRVKPRAGEQILDMAGGTGDIAFRLQAGGASVTVADINPAMLEVGMKRAQERGIDGLVWTEANAEVLTFPDRFFDAYTIAFGIRNVTDIPAALREAHRVLRRGGRFFCLEFSTTTWPGFKEAYDAYSHKMVPKLGQLLAQDADSYRYLIESIRRFPDMPAFEAMIQDAGFVQTKVEPLLGGLVAIHSGWKV encoded by the coding sequence ATGAGCGAAACTGCCTCCTTCGGGTATGAAGACATCCCCGCCACGGAGAAGACCGCGCGCGTCGGCGGCGTCTTCACCAATGTCGCCAGCCGCTACGATCTGATGAACGATGCCATGTCGGGCGGCATGCACCGGCTGTGGAAGGATCGCTTCGTGCGCCGCGTGAAGCCGCGCGCGGGCGAGCAGATTCTCGACATGGCCGGCGGCACCGGCGACATCGCCTTCCGCCTGCAGGCCGGCGGCGCGTCGGTGACGGTGGCGGACATCAACCCGGCGATGCTCGAAGTCGGCATGAAGCGCGCGCAGGAGCGCGGCATCGATGGGCTGGTATGGACCGAGGCGAACGCCGAGGTGCTGACCTTCCCCGATCGCTTCTTCGACGCGTACACGATCGCTTTCGGCATCCGGAACGTCACCGACATTCCCGCCGCCCTGCGCGAGGCGCATCGCGTGCTGCGGCGCGGCGGGCGCTTCTTCTGCCTCGAATTCTCGACCACCACCTGGCCGGGGTTCAAGGAAGCGTACGACGCTTATTCGCACAAGATGGTGCCCAAGCTCGGCCAATTGCTGGCGCAGGATGCCGACAGCTACCGCTACCTGATCGAATCGATCCGCCGCTTCCCCGACATGCCCGCGTTCGAAGCAATGATCCAAGACGCCGGCTTCGTGCAAACGAAGGTCGAGCCGCTGCTGGGCGGCCTGGTCGCGATCCACAGCGGCTGGAAGGTATGA
- a CDS encoding HesA/MoeB/ThiF family protein — translation MTLDEAERARYARQIILKELGGAGQRRLKRATVAVIGAGGIGSPAIAYLAAAGIGRLIIIDDDSVDLSNLQRQILFDTADVGRAKAEAAAAAARALNPHVATDVIMQRIDTANAAALLAGADVVLDGCDNFATRLAVADAALALKIPLVSAAVGQFEGQLAVYRGWEADKPCYRCLVGSAPDRDEASCAEQGVLGPVTGMLGSMAALEAIRAITPFGSDAAGQLILLDLLDLRFRNVRLPKDPACPACSAAG, via the coding sequence ATGACGCTCGATGAGGCCGAGCGCGCTCGCTACGCCCGTCAGATCATCCTCAAGGAGCTCGGCGGCGCTGGTCAACGCCGCCTGAAGCGCGCCACTGTCGCAGTGATCGGCGCCGGCGGGATCGGCTCGCCCGCGATCGCGTACCTCGCCGCCGCGGGAATCGGCCGGCTAATAATCATCGACGACGATTCGGTCGACCTGTCGAACCTCCAGCGCCAGATCCTCTTCGACACCGCCGACGTCGGCCGCGCAAAAGCCGAAGCGGCCGCCGCCGCGGCCCGCGCGCTGAACCCGCATGTCGCGACCGACGTCATCATGCAGCGAATCGACACCGCCAACGCCGCCGCGCTGCTCGCCGGCGCCGACGTGGTGCTCGACGGCTGCGACAATTTCGCGACTCGCCTCGCCGTCGCCGACGCCGCCCTCGCGCTGAAAATCCCCCTGGTCTCCGCCGCCGTCGGCCAGTTCGAGGGCCAGCTCGCGGTCTATCGCGGATGGGAGGCGGACAAGCCCTGCTATCGCTGCCTTGTCGGCAGTGCGCCCGATCGCGACGAGGCGAGCTGCGCCGAACAGGGCGTGCTCGGCCCGGTCACCGGGATGCTCGGCAGCATGGCCGCGCTCGAGGCGATCCGCGCGATCACCCCGTTCGGCAGCGATGCCGCGGGCCAGCTGATCCTCCTCGACCTGCTCGACCTGCGCTTCCGCAACGTCCGCTTGCCCAAAGACCCCGCCTGCCCCGCATGCAGCGCCGCCGGCTAG
- a CDS encoding 8'-apo-carotenoid 13,14-cleaving dioxygenase, which produces MASSVETFIRSAIGKGVEAVADFNRRRMPTAPHPFLEGIHTPMTEELTIVDLAVTGTIPPALDGRYLRIGPNPIQPDPAGYHWFSGDGMVHGVAVKDGKALWYRNRWIRSRAVGAALGQPAAPGPRHGGFDTVNTNVVEIGGRTWALVEAGSYPVEFDEELGEQTYNPFDDTLQGSFTAHPHRDPLTGEHHAIAYEGTDPTTIRHVVIAPDGKVVREEPIPVEHGPSIHDCAITARFAIILDLPVTFSMKALIGGHRFPYRWNPDHRARVGLLPRAGTAADVIWCDVPTSYVFHVANAYDDDDGRVVLDVCAFETMFDGGGEGPNGRSRGLERWTIDPTTRAVSIRTIDPAPQEFPRPDERRIGQPYRYAYTMALPPEEMDQVIGATQLYKHDLATGTRETHEFGPGRHPGEFVFVPAHEAAGEDEGWLIGLVVDLPHETTDLVIIDARDFTGTPVASIRVPHRIPPGFHGNWLPRG; this is translated from the coding sequence ATGGCAAGCAGCGTCGAAACCTTCATCCGTTCGGCCATCGGCAAGGGAGTCGAGGCCGTCGCCGACTTCAACCGACGCCGCATGCCGACCGCGCCGCACCCCTTCCTTGAAGGCATCCACACGCCGATGACGGAAGAGCTGACGATCGTCGATCTCGCGGTGACCGGAACGATCCCCCCTGCCCTCGACGGGCGCTATCTGCGCATCGGCCCCAATCCCATACAGCCCGACCCTGCCGGCTATCACTGGTTCAGCGGCGACGGCATGGTCCACGGCGTCGCGGTGAAGGATGGCAAGGCGCTGTGGTACCGTAACCGCTGGATCCGCTCGCGCGCAGTCGGGGCAGCGCTCGGCCAGCCCGCCGCGCCCGGGCCGCGCCACGGCGGCTTCGATACCGTGAACACCAACGTGGTCGAGATCGGGGGCCGCACCTGGGCGCTGGTCGAGGCGGGCAGCTACCCGGTCGAATTCGACGAGGAACTCGGTGAGCAGACCTACAATCCCTTCGACGATACGCTGCAAGGCTCGTTCACCGCGCATCCGCATCGCGATCCGCTGACGGGCGAGCACCATGCGATCGCTTATGAAGGGACCGATCCCACCACGATCCGCCACGTCGTGATCGCACCCGACGGCAAGGTGGTCCGCGAAGAACCGATCCCCGTCGAGCACGGCCCGTCGATCCACGATTGCGCCATCACCGCGCGCTTCGCGATCATCCTCGATCTGCCAGTCACCTTCTCGATGAAGGCGCTGATCGGCGGGCACCGCTTCCCGTATCGCTGGAACCCCGATCACCGCGCCCGCGTCGGCCTGCTGCCCCGCGCCGGCACGGCGGCCGACGTGATCTGGTGCGACGTGCCGACCAGCTACGTCTTCCATGTCGCCAACGCCTATGACGATGACGATGGACGCGTGGTGCTCGATGTCTGCGCCTTCGAGACGATGTTCGACGGCGGAGGAGAAGGGCCGAACGGGCGATCCCGCGGGCTGGAACGCTGGACGATCGACCCGACGACCCGCGCCGTGTCGATCCGCACCATCGACCCCGCGCCGCAGGAATTTCCGCGGCCCGACGAGCGGCGCATCGGTCAACCGTATCGCTACGCCTATACGATGGCGTTGCCGCCCGAAGAGATGGATCAGGTGATTGGCGCGACTCAGCTCTACAAGCACGATCTTGCTACCGGCACGCGAGAGACGCACGAGTTCGGACCGGGGCGGCACCCCGGCGAATTCGTGTTCGTGCCCGCGCACGAAGCAGCGGGCGAAGACGAAGGCTGGTTGATCGGGCTGGTCGTCGATTTGCCACATGAGACGACCGACCTCGTCATCATCGACGCCCGCGACTTCACCGGCACGCCCGTCGCAAGCATCCGCGTGCCGCACCGCATTCCGCCGGGCTTCCACGGCAATTGGCTGCCGCGGGGGTAA
- a CDS encoding TetR/AcrR family transcriptional regulator, whose protein sequence is MASRPYHHGDLRAALVEAGLAAIEARGADDLSLRELARVVGVSATAVYRHFPDKKALLAALASVGLEKLGETQRAASDAAGGGAAGFKATGIAYVRFALSNPGLFRLVYGHPLPKFAPGCDPADDAMAMLQANAAALAPDGVDPQIFALQSWSLVHGLAMLLLDQQITLDDAAIDRVVDLHVMLAETGSRT, encoded by the coding sequence ATGGCTTCGCGACCTTATCATCATGGTGACCTGCGTGCGGCGCTCGTGGAGGCCGGGCTGGCGGCAATCGAAGCGCGCGGCGCGGACGATCTGTCGTTGCGCGAGCTGGCGCGCGTGGTGGGGGTGAGCGCGACCGCGGTGTACCGTCACTTTCCCGACAAGAAGGCGCTGTTGGCCGCGCTCGCCAGCGTCGGGCTGGAGAAGCTGGGGGAGACCCAGCGCGCGGCGTCCGACGCGGCCGGTGGCGGGGCGGCGGGGTTCAAGGCGACCGGTATCGCCTATGTCCGCTTCGCGCTGAGCAATCCGGGCCTGTTCCGCCTCGTCTACGGCCATCCGCTACCGAAATTTGCGCCGGGGTGCGATCCGGCGGACGATGCGATGGCGATGCTGCAAGCCAATGCCGCGGCGCTCGCGCCCGACGGCGTTGATCCGCAGATCTTCGCGCTGCAATCCTGGTCACTCGTTCACGGGCTTGCGATGCTGCTCCTCGACCAGCAGATCACGCTCGACGATGCGGCTATTGACCGCGTGGTCGATCTGCACGTGATGCTTGCTGAGACTGGGTCGCGCACCTAA
- the rpsT gene encoding 30S ribosomal protein S20, whose protein sequence is MANTPQAKKRIRRNARRAEINGARVGRIRTFVKKVEAALAAGDKTAASAALAAVQPELARGVARGVMHRNTASRKFSRLTKRLTALA, encoded by the coding sequence ATGGCGAACACGCCGCAAGCGAAGAAGCGTATCCGCCGCAATGCGCGCCGGGCCGAGATCAATGGTGCGCGCGTTGGCCGCATCCGTACCTTCGTGAAGAAGGTCGAGGCAGCGCTCGCAGCGGGTGACAAGACGGCAGCGTCCGCAGCGCTTGCCGCGGTGCAGCCCGAGCTGGCACGCGGCGTCGCGCGCGGCGTGATGCATCGCAACACCGCCAGCCGCAAGTTCTCGCGCCTCACCAAGCGCCTGACCGCACTGGCCTGA
- the coaBC gene encoding bifunctional phosphopantothenoylcysteine decarboxylase/phosphopantothenate--cysteine ligase CoaBC: MKRVLLIVGGGIAAYKACELVRLLRKAGHGVRCVLTEGGSHFVTAMTLAALSEEEVHTTLWDLKDEAEMGHIQLSRQADLVVVAPATADLLARMAAGLANDLATTLLLATDKPVLAAPAMNVRMWLHPATQRNVAQLRADGISVMGPDEGAMACGEYGPGRLPEPVEILAAIESLLLPSRLREGSEEGLSSSIADAAFPTLLRDKHIIVTAGPTHEPIDPVRYIANRSSGKQGFAIAAALAALGARVSLIAGPVTLPTPPGVTRIDIETAREMAAAVDAALPADAAVMVAAVADWRAEQSAGQKIKKDTDAAPQLRLVENPDILAGLAHGPHRPGLLIGFAAETEHVVSHAQSKLARKGTDWIVANDVSGDVMGGDANTVHLVTADGVETWERMPKNAVAERLAARIADALTQPA, from the coding sequence ATGAAGCGCGTGCTCCTGATCGTCGGCGGCGGCATCGCGGCCTACAAGGCGTGCGAACTCGTGCGGCTGCTGCGCAAGGCCGGCCACGGCGTGCGCTGCGTGCTGACAGAGGGCGGCAGCCACTTCGTCACCGCGATGACGCTGGCGGCGCTGTCCGAGGAGGAGGTTCACACCACGCTGTGGGATCTCAAGGACGAGGCCGAAATGGGCCATATCCAGCTCAGTCGCCAGGCCGATCTGGTGGTCGTTGCGCCCGCCACCGCTGACCTCCTCGCGCGCATGGCCGCCGGGCTCGCCAACGATCTCGCGACCACGCTGCTGCTGGCGACCGACAAGCCGGTGCTCGCCGCGCCGGCGATGAACGTCCGCATGTGGCTCCACCCCGCGACGCAACGCAACGTCGCCCAGCTGCGCGCCGACGGCATCAGCGTGATGGGACCCGACGAAGGCGCGATGGCCTGCGGCGAATACGGCCCCGGCCGCCTGCCCGAGCCGGTAGAGATCCTCGCTGCGATCGAAAGCCTTCTCCTCCCCTCCCGCTTGCGGGAGGGGTCGGAGGAGGGCCTGTCGTCATCGATCGCCGACGCGGCATTCCCTACCCTGCTTCGTGATAAACACATCATCGTCACCGCCGGCCCCACGCACGAGCCGATCGATCCCGTCCGCTACATCGCCAACCGCTCCTCCGGGAAGCAGGGCTTCGCAATCGCCGCCGCACTCGCGGCGCTCGGCGCGCGCGTGTCGCTGATCGCCGGCCCGGTCACGCTGCCCACGCCCCCCGGCGTCACCCGCATTGACATCGAGACGGCGCGCGAAATGGCCGCGGCGGTCGACGCGGCGCTCCCCGCCGATGCCGCCGTGATGGTCGCAGCCGTCGCTGACTGGCGCGCCGAGCAAAGCGCAGGCCAGAAGATCAAGAAGGACACCGACGCCGCCCCGCAACTGCGGCTCGTCGAAAATCCCGATATCCTCGCCGGCCTCGCCCACGGCCCACACCGCCCCGGCCTGCTGATCGGCTTCGCCGCCGAGACCGAGCACGTCGTGTCCCACGCCCAGTCCAAGCTCGCCCGCAAGGGCACCGACTGGATCGTCGCCAACGACGTATCCGGCGACGTGATGGGCGGCGATGCGAACACCGTCCATCTCGTCACCGCCGATGGGGTCGAGACATGGGAGCGGATGCCGAAGAACGCAGTGGCCGAACGGCTCGCCGCAAGGATTGCCGACGCGCTGACGCAACCGGCCTGA
- the ubiB gene encoding 2-polyprenylphenol 6-hydroxylase, translating to MTHAVVHTWRLLKWGRTLARYGALQGLERDVNTPPGLRRLVRLARLGARVPAQPRYADAFEAIGPAAVKFGQTLATRPDIVGDEAALDLLRLQDALPPLPFEALRPQIEAGLGRPIAAAFSSFDETPIGAASIAQVHRAVTTDGRTVAVKVLRPGVEEEFARAIETYEWAAAQIEAQDIKGGGGEISRLQPRLVIATFKRWTARELDLRREAASASELAESMAAEPGFHVPAIDWQRSSGKVLTLEWIDGIKLSNRAALAAAGLDRQLLAKTLVQAFLRQAIADGFFHADLHQGNLFALPDNRIAAVDFGIMGRIDRRARVWLAEILYGLITGNYRRVAEIHFEAGYVPPHHDVAEFATALRAVGEPMRGLPVKDMSIGMMLDSLFSITRDFDMVTQPHLLLLQKTMVMVEGVATALDPDINLWDTAQPFVEDWIRTELGPEAAIADRIVADVKTLYRLPELVRRIEARFPAPGGAPPLPPLREIEIVRIGGGWRYAAVALATAVASVGATLAILWW from the coding sequence TTGACCCACGCCGTCGTACACACGTGGCGATTGTTGAAGTGGGGTCGCACGCTCGCGCGCTATGGCGCGCTGCAGGGGCTCGAGCGCGACGTGAACACGCCGCCGGGGCTGCGCCGCCTGGTGCGCCTCGCTCGGCTTGGTGCGCGCGTCCCTGCGCAGCCGCGCTATGCCGATGCGTTCGAGGCGATCGGGCCCGCGGCGGTAAAGTTCGGGCAAACGCTCGCTACCCGCCCCGATATCGTCGGTGACGAAGCCGCGCTCGATCTGCTGCGGCTGCAGGATGCGCTTCCGCCCCTCCCGTTCGAGGCGCTCCGGCCGCAGATCGAGGCCGGCCTCGGCCGCCCGATCGCCGCCGCCTTCTCCAGCTTCGATGAAACCCCGATCGGCGCCGCTTCGATCGCGCAGGTCCATCGCGCGGTGACGACTGACGGTCGCACCGTGGCGGTCAAGGTGCTGCGTCCCGGCGTCGAGGAAGAATTCGCCCGCGCGATCGAGACGTACGAATGGGCCGCCGCGCAGATCGAGGCGCAGGATATAAAGGGCGGCGGCGGCGAGATTTCCCGGCTTCAGCCGCGGCTCGTCATCGCCACCTTCAAACGCTGGACAGCGCGCGAGCTCGATCTGCGGCGTGAGGCCGCCTCCGCCAGTGAACTCGCCGAATCGATGGCCGCCGAGCCCGGCTTCCACGTCCCCGCGATCGATTGGCAGCGCAGCTCGGGCAAGGTGCTCACGCTTGAATGGATCGACGGCATCAAGCTGTCGAACCGCGCCGCGCTCGCCGCCGCTGGCCTCGATAGGCAGCTGCTCGCGAAGACGCTGGTCCAGGCCTTCCTGCGCCAGGCGATCGCCGATGGGTTCTTCCACGCAGATCTCCACCAGGGCAATCTGTTCGCGCTGCCCGACAATCGCATCGCGGCAGTCGATTTCGGCATCATGGGCCGGATTGATCGGCGCGCGCGGGTGTGGCTGGCGGAGATCCTCTACGGCCTGATCACTGGAAATTACCGCCGCGTCGCCGAAATCCACTTCGAGGCCGGCTACGTCCCCCCGCACCACGACGTCGCCGAGTTCGCGACAGCGCTGCGCGCCGTCGGCGAGCCTATGCGAGGGCTTCCGGTCAAGGACATGTCGATCGGCATGATGCTCGACAGCCTGTTCTCGATCACGCGCGATTTCGACATGGTCACCCAGCCGCATCTGCTGTTGCTGCAGAAGACGATGGTGATGGTCGAGGGCGTCGCCACCGCGCTCGATCCCGACATCAACCTGTGGGACACCGCGCAGCCGTTCGTCGAGGATTGGATCCGCACCGAGCTTGGCCCCGAGGCCGCCATCGCCGACCGCATCGTCGCCGACGTGAAGACGCTGTATCGCCTGCCCGAACTCGTCCGCCGGATCGAAGCCCGCTTTCCCGCCCCCGGCGGGGCACCGCCACTGCCACCACTGCGCGAGATCGAGATCGTGCGCATCGGCGGCGGCTGGCGCTACGCTGCCGTCGCGCTGGCAACGGCGGTCGCCAGCGTCGGAGCGACACTCGCGATCCTGTGGTGGTAA
- the mutM gene encoding bifunctional DNA-formamidopyrimidine glycosylase/DNA-(apurinic or apyrimidinic site) lyase: MPELPEVETTVRGLRPVLDGATIAAIETRRGDLRRPFPPELRQVMTGATITALGRRAKYGLIDTDRGQTMIFHLGMSGRWRLDPGELLPHDHLVIDTAAGRRVALNDPRRFGSVDLWATEQLDAFPAFAALGPEPLGPMLTGAYLHAALAGRRASIKLMLLDQRIVAGLGNIYVCEALFLARISPKRAAGRISRVRFDMLVEAIRAVLLSAIEAGGSSLRDYARPDGELGYFSKQFAVYGREGEPCVCGGTVQRYAEGGRSTFWCPACQRS, translated from the coding sequence GTGCCAGAACTGCCTGAAGTCGAGACCACGGTGCGCGGATTGCGGCCCGTGCTGGACGGTGCGACCATCGCCGCGATCGAAACGCGCCGTGGCGACCTGCGCCGGCCATTCCCGCCCGAGCTGCGGCAAGTGATGACCGGCGCCACGATCACTGCGCTCGGCCGGCGCGCCAAATACGGCCTGATCGACACCGATCGCGGGCAGACGATGATCTTTCACCTCGGCATGTCGGGGCGCTGGCGCCTCGACCCAGGCGAACTGCTGCCGCACGACCATCTGGTGATCGACACGGCGGCGGGGCGACGCGTGGCGCTCAACGATCCGCGGCGCTTCGGCTCGGTCGACCTGTGGGCGACGGAGCAGCTCGACGCGTTTCCGGCGTTCGCGGCGCTCGGGCCCGAGCCGCTGGGGCCGATGCTGACCGGCGCTTACCTCCACGCGGCGCTTGCAGGGCGGCGGGCGTCGATCAAGCTGATGCTGCTCGATCAGCGAATCGTCGCCGGGCTGGGCAATATCTACGTGTGCGAGGCGCTGTTTCTGGCGCGAATCTCGCCGAAGCGTGCGGCGGGGCGTATCAGCCGGGTGCGATTCGATATGCTTGTCGAAGCGATTCGCGCGGTGCTGCTTTCGGCGATCGAGGCGGGCGGATCGTCACTACGCGATTACGCGCGGCCCGATGGCGAGCTGGGCTATTTTTCCAAGCAGTTCGCGGTCTATGGCCGCGAAGGCGAGCCCTGCGTCTGTGGCGGCACGGTGCAGCGGTACGCTGAGGGTGGGCGCTCCACCTTCTGGTGCCCGGCCTGTCAGCGCAGTTGA